Proteins encoded by one window of Dendropsophus ebraccatus isolate aDenEbr1 chromosome 4, aDenEbr1.pat, whole genome shotgun sequence:
- the GSG1 gene encoding germ cell-specific gene 1 protein, with the protein MHLASQATSSARFLHKTTSMELTEVVPWRRAILAMGFNLLSLTLSTIALLSSYWCEGTQKVPKPLCGKGKATKCIVVPIAVESVNASGQDVVHYSWETGDDRFAFRYFHTGIWYSCEENILGTDEKCRSFLELTPPAERGILWLSLGSELVYISLLIISFVLLLLEIIYTGNPVCGLKLNAFAAMSSVLSGLLGMVAHMMYTQVFQATVSLGPEDWRPHSWDYGWAFYTAWASFTCCMASAVTTLNTYTKTVLEFRRNQKAFQQSLKEQTCFLNHKGISFYGDKPIHSVSESVDFYTELQKKVLLRDHSMDLEDVEESMDEEHC; encoded by the exons ATGCACCTCGCATCACAAGCCACATCGTCTGCCAGATTTCTGCACAAGACGACATCA ATGGAGCTCACGGAGGTGGTCCCCTGGCGTCGTGCTATATTGGCCATGGGCTTCAATCTGTTGTCCCTCACTCTCTCCACCATAGCCCTTCTCAGTAGTTACTGGTGTGAGGGTACGCAGAAAGTTCCTAAACCTCTATGTGGAAAGGGAAAGGCCACCAAATGCATAGTGGTTCCCATAGCGGTGGAGAGCGTCAATGCCTCCGGTCAAGACGTGGTCCATTACAGCTGGGAGACGGGCGACGACAGATTCGCGTTCCGCTATTTCCATACTGGAATCTGGTATTCTTGTGAAGAAAACATTTTGGGGACAG ATGAGAAATGCCGCAGTTTCTTGGAGCTGACCCCCCCAGCTGAAAGAG GGATCCTATGGCTTTCGTTGGGGTCAGAGCTGGTGTACATTAGTCTATTAATCATCAGCTTTGTGCTCCTGCTGCTAGAAATTATCTATACTGGAAACCCGGTGTGTGGACTCAAGCTGAACGCATTTGCCGCAATGTCCTCCGTGCTTTCAG GACTTCTGGGGATGGTAGCGCATATGATGTACACTCAGGTTTTTCAAGCCACTGTGAGCCTTGGCCCCGAGGACTGGAGACCACATTCCTGGGATTACGGTTGGGCCTTTTA CACCGCATGGGCTTCTTTCACCTGCTGTATGGCTTCTGCCGTCACGACGCTCAACACGTACACCAAAACCGTCCTGGAATTCCGAAGAAATCAGAAAGCTTTCCAGCAAAGCTTAAAGGAGCAAACCTGCTTTCTGAACCACAAAGGAATCAGCTTCTATGGGGACAAGCCTATCCATTCTGTGTCTGAAAGCGTGGACTTCTACACCGAGCTTCAAAAGAAAGTCCTCCTACGGGACCATTCCATGGATCTGGAAGACGTGGAAGAATCCATGGATGAGGAACATTGCTAG